GACGACGAGCGCCATGCGCAGCGACGGCCGGAACACCTCGACGTTCTTGCGCCGCATCAGGTGCCACGCGCTGACCCCGGCGACGAACATGCCGGCGGTGACGAACGACGCCGCGATCGTGTGCGGGAACGCGGTGAGGTGCATCGGGTTCGTCAGGACGGCCCAGAAGTCGGTGAGCTCGGCGCGTCCGGACGCCTCGTCGATGCGGTAGCCGACGGGGTTCTGCATCCAGGAGTTCGCGGCGAGGATGAAGAACGCGGACAGGATCGTCCCGAACGACACCATCCAGATGCAGGCCAGGTGGATCTTCTTCGGCAGCCGGTCCCAGCCGAAGATCCACAGGCCGAGGAACGTCGACTCGAAGAAGAAGGCGAGCAGTCCCTCGATCGCGAGCGGCGCGCCGAAGACGTCCCCGACGAACCGGGAGTAGGCGGACCAGTTCATGCCGAACTGGAACTCCTGCACGATCCCCGTCACGATGCCCATCGCGAAGTTGATCAGGAAGAGCTTGCCCCAGAACTTCGTGGCGCGCAGGTACTCGGTCTTGCCCGTCCGTACCCACGCCGTCTGCATCCCGGCGACGAGCGCGACGAGCCCGATGGACAGCGGGACGAACAGGAAGTGGTAGACGGTCGTGATCCCGAACTGCCAGCGTGCGATGTCAACCGTGTCCATGGCCACCCTGCTCCCGGCGGAACGTCCCCATTGCGCGGGCCTCCCGGTATCTACTACGAGCTGTAGTACTACGTCCTGTTAGACATACTACGAGCTGTAGTACTACCTGTCGTCGTAATCCCGCTCACGCCCGTCCGGCCGGGCCATGATCTTGATCACGTGCGGACCGGCGGACCACCGAACCACCTGGGAAACGACGAACGCGCCGACGCGCCCCCACCCGGTGAAGGTGGGGGCGCGTCGGCGCGTCGGAAGGGGACCGCCAGGTCAGCCGGAGGTCAGGGCGATGACGCCGCTCAGGACCGCCGCGATGAGGAACGCGGTGCCGCCCATGAACGTCTCCATCAGCGTCCAGCTCTTCAACGTGGAGCGGATGTCGATGTCCATGTACCGGTTGAACAGCCAGAACCCGGAGTCGTTGACGTGCGACAGCACCGTGCCGCCCGCGGCGACCGCCACCACGACCAGCGCGATCTCCGGCTGCGACAGGTCCGCCTGCGCGATCAGCGGCGCGACGATCGGCGCGGTCGTCACGATCGCGACCGTCTTGGAGCCGAGCGCGACCCGCAGCGCGGTGGCGATCAGGAACGCCAGCACGATGACCGGCAGCGACGTCTTGCCGAGCAGGTCGGCGAGGGCCTCCCCGGCGCCGGTGTTCTCCAGCACCGCGCCGAAGACGCCGCCCGCGCCCGTGACCAGCAGCACCAGCGCCACCGGCCCGAGCGACGCCGACGCCGCCTTCTCCAGGCGGTCCATGCTGAATCCGCCGCGCAGGCCCAGCACCCAGAACGACAGCAGGGTCGCGACGGTCAGCGCGATGATCGGCGCGCCGATGAACTTGAGCGCCGTCTGCACGCCGCCGTCGGGCAGCACCGTCTCCGCGAACGTGTTCAGCATGATCATCAGCACCGGCAGCAGCATGACGGTGAGCGTCACCTTGAACGACGGCGCCCGCACCGCGACGCCCGTCCCGCCGGAACCGTCCTTGCCGCCGCCACCGGACGCGGCGCCGGACTGCTCCCGCGCCTCGCCGAGCAGCTGCGTCGGGACGGGCGTCTTCAGCCGGTCGCCGACCTTGATGCCGAACAGGTACGCGCCGATGAACCACGCGGGCAGGCCGCAGATCAGGCCCATGATCGTCACCCAGCCGAGGCTGGCGCCGAGCAGGCCCGCGGCGGCCACCGGGCCGGGGTGCGGCGGGAGCACCGCGTGCATGATCGCCAGACCGCCGACGGCGGGCAGCGCGATGCTGATCAGCGACCGGCCGGAGCGCTGCGCCACCGAGTAGATCAGCGGCAGCAGGATGATGAACCCGACGTCGAAGAAGACCGGCACACCGAAGATCAGCGCCGTCAGCCCGACGGCGAGCGGTGCCCGTTTCTCGCTGAACGCCGTGAGCAGCCTGCCGGAGAGCACCTCGGCCGCGCCGGACTCCTGCATGACGCGGCCGAGCATGGCGCCGAGCGCGACGATGATCGCGATCTCGCCCATCGTGTCGCCCATGCCGGCCTC
The nucleotide sequence above comes from Actinomadura algeriensis. Encoded proteins:
- a CDS encoding GntP family permease is translated as MPVLTAPALAADPPAMTWTLPSWALLALLAGGIALLLLLVIKAKLHAFLALLVVSVVVGLVAGIKPSDLPAVLEAGMGDTMGEIAIIVALGAMLGRVMQESGAAEVLSGRLLTAFSEKRAPLAVGLTALIFGVPVFFDVGFIILLPLIYSVAQRSGRSLISIALPAVGGLAIMHAVLPPHPGPVAAAGLLGASLGWVTIMGLICGLPAWFIGAYLFGIKVGDRLKTPVPTQLLGEAREQSGAASGGGGKDGSGGTGVAVRAPSFKVTLTVMLLPVLMIMLNTFAETVLPDGGVQTALKFIGAPIIALTVATLLSFWVLGLRGGFSMDRLEKAASASLGPVALVLLVTGAGGVFGAVLENTGAGEALADLLGKTSLPVIVLAFLIATALRVALGSKTVAIVTTAPIVAPLIAQADLSQPEIALVVVAVAAGGTVLSHVNDSGFWLFNRYMDIDIRSTLKSWTLMETFMGGTAFLIAAVLSGVIALTSG